One part of the Planctomycetota bacterium genome encodes these proteins:
- the tuf gene encoding elongation factor Tu has product MAKGVFERNKPHVNVGTIGHIDHGKTTLTAALSARSGARFGTTAKDYKDIAKGGIDRDATKTVTIAAAHVEYESADRHYAHVDCPGHADYVKNMITGAAQMDGAILVVSAADGPMPQTREHILLARQVGVPKIVVFLNKADLVDDEELLELVEMEVRELLSKYGFDGDEAPIVTGSALPAFNNPSDDAACEAVDKLVATLDEYIPVPEREMDKPFLMPVEDVFSIKGRGTVATGRIERGQIKMGEEIEIVGLGDSRKTTVTGIEQFNKTMDVGIAGDNAGLLLRGIEKDDIERGQVLAKPGSITPHTTFEGEVYVLTKEEGGRHTPFFTGYKPQFYFRTTDVTGQAEIVGAEMCMPGDNVQMKVTLGKPIAMEEKLRFAVREGGKTVGSGVVTKILE; this is encoded by the coding sequence ATGGCCAAGGGAGTTTTCGAGCGCAACAAGCCTCACGTCAACGTCGGCACCATCGGTCACATCGACCATGGCAAGACCACCCTCACCGCGGCCCTGTCGGCCCGCAGCGGTGCCCGCTTCGGCACCACCGCTAAGGATTACAAGGACATCGCCAAGGGCGGCATCGATCGCGATGCCACCAAGACGGTGACCATCGCCGCCGCGCACGTCGAATACGAGTCGGCCGACCGGCACTACGCCCACGTCGACTGCCCCGGCCACGCCGACTACGTCAAGAACATGATCACCGGTGCCGCCCAGATGGACGGCGCGATCCTGGTGGTCTCCGCTGCCGACGGCCCGATGCCGCAGACCCGCGAGCACATCCTGCTCGCCCGTCAGGTCGGCGTGCCGAAGATCGTCGTTTTCCTCAACAAGGCCGATCTCGTCGACGACGAGGAGCTCCTGGAGCTGGTCGAGATGGAAGTCCGCGAGCTGCTCAGCAAATACGGCTTCGACGGCGACGAGGCTCCGATCGTCACCGGTTCGGCCCTGCCGGCCTTCAACAACCCGAGCGACGACGCTGCCTGTGAGGCTGTCGATAAGCTGGTTGCCACCCTCGACGAGTACATCCCCGTCCCTGAGCGGGAGATGGACAAGCCGTTCCTGATGCCCGTCGAAGACGTCTTCAGCATCAAGGGCCGCGGCACAGTCGCGACTGGCCGCATCGAGCGTGGCCAGATCAAGATGGGCGAGGAAATCGAGATCGTCGGCCTGGGCGACAGCCGCAAGACCACGGTCACCGGCATCGAGCAGTTCAACAAGACGATGGACGTCGGCATCGCCGGCGACAACGCGGGCCTGCTCCTGCGTGGCATCGAGAAGGACGACATCGAGCGTGGTCAGGTCCTGGCCAAGCCGGGCTCGATCACCCCGCACACCACCTTCGAGGGCGAGGTCTACGTCCTGACGAAGGAAGAGGGCGGCCGGCACACCCCGTTCTTCACGGGCTACAAGCCGCAGTTCTACTTCCGCACGACCGACGTCACCGGCCAGGCCGAGATTGTCGGTGCCGAGATGTGCATGCCGGGCGACAACGTCCAGATGAAGGTCACGCTCGGCAAGCCGATCGCCATGGAAGAAAAGCTCCGCTTCGCCGTCCGTGAAGGCGGCAAGACGGTCGGCTCGGGCGTCGTCACCAAGATCCTTGAGTAG
- the rpmG gene encoding 50S ribosomal protein L33, translating into MAKEAREWVWLQCTETKDLNYRTNIRVAGQSEQRNMEIKKYCPRLRKHTLHKVKRK; encoded by the coding sequence ATGGCCAAAGAAGCACGCGAGTGGGTCTGGCTCCAATGCACGGAGACCAAGGACCTCAATTACCGCACCAACATCCGCGTCGCCGGCCAAAGCGAACAGCGGAACATGGAAATCAAGAAGTATTGCCCCCGACTGCGAAAGCACACGCTTCATAAAGTGAAGCGAAAGTGA